From the genome of Bacteroides sp. MSB163, one region includes:
- a CDS encoding glycoside hydrolase family 88 protein, which yields MKAFYILCISVLVLIACSGAESTEIVKHGFERAEEQLSNQLQAVPQTTDYPRTIGKDGNLRVTHKNDWTEGFYPGCLWYVYEYTNKDNWKEAAIRWTEALEPLKKLTNHHDIGFLMYCSFGNAYRLTGNEAYKDVLVEAARSLCTRFSEKTGSIKSWNYRKSWNGRDEWFYPVIIDNMMNLELLYFATKVTGDSIYAQIANRHAETTAKNQFREDYSNYHVVNYDEETGEVLNQATCQGFSDNSAWARGQAWAIYGYTMAYRETYRKDFLEMAVHTADFWLNHPNLPEDGVPYWDFNAGQEGYVPDWNYDSQKFKVMPRDASAAAIAASAFLELADYVADGEKYSAAAGHILKSLTSPAYLAEPGTNCNFILMHSVGSIPHGEEIDVPLIYADYYYLEALMRYKNRMK from the coding sequence TGTTGATTGCATGTAGCGGAGCAGAGAGTACAGAAATTGTAAAACATGGGTTTGAACGGGCGGAAGAACAACTGTCAAATCAGTTGCAGGCTGTGCCGCAGACTACCGATTATCCTCGTACGATAGGAAAAGACGGTAATCTTAGAGTGACTCATAAGAATGATTGGACAGAAGGATTTTATCCCGGATGTTTGTGGTATGTATATGAATATACAAATAAGGACAACTGGAAAGAGGCTGCAATAAGATGGACAGAGGCACTTGAACCTTTGAAGAAATTAACCAATCATCATGATATTGGTTTTCTGATGTATTGTAGCTTTGGAAATGCGTATCGTTTGACGGGAAATGAAGCCTATAAAGACGTGTTGGTTGAGGCTGCCCGTTCTTTGTGCACTCGTTTTAGTGAGAAAACCGGTAGTATCAAATCATGGAATTACCGGAAGTCCTGGAATGGCAGGGATGAATGGTTCTACCCGGTCATTATTGACAATATGATGAACTTGGAGTTATTGTATTTCGCAACTAAGGTTACGGGTGACTCCATTTATGCTCAAATAGCTAATCGTCATGCTGAAACTACAGCTAAAAACCAGTTCCGTGAGGATTATAGCAATTATCATGTTGTCAATTATGACGAAGAGACAGGTGAAGTACTGAATCAGGCTACTTGCCAAGGATTTTCGGATAATTCAGCATGGGCTCGCGGACAGGCTTGGGCCATTTATGGTTACACGATGGCTTATCGTGAGACTTACAGAAAAGACTTTTTGGAAATGGCGGTTCATACGGCGGATTTCTGGTTGAATCATCCTAACTTGCCGGAAGATGGAGTTCCTTATTGGGACTTTAATGCAGGGCAAGAAGGATATGTGCCTGACTGGAATTATGATTCCCAGAAATTTAAAGTGATGCCGCGTGACGCTTCGGCGGCGGCTATTGCCGCATCGGCTTTCCTGGAACTGGCAGACTATGTGGCAGATGGAGAGAAGTATAGTGCTGCAGCAGGTCATATATTGAAATCTCTTACCTCGCCTGCTTATCTGGCGGAACCGGGTACCAATTGCAACTTTATATTGATGCATAGCGTGGGAAGTATTCCGCATGGTGAAGAGATTGATGTTCCTCTGATATATGCAGATTACTATTATCTGGAAGCCTTGATGAGGTATAAAAACAGAATGAAATGA
- a CDS encoding Gfo/Idh/MocA family protein: MKNFKFLLLSACIALVACTAKTSSEQQVSDKGTKWSWDKGTIVVETPERPAGQTSVIGLTIPKMEVVRVGFVGLGMRGPGAVERFTYIPGIEIVALCDYEKERAEKCQKYLQRASMPKAAVYSGEKGYEELCKRDDIDLVYIATDWLHHFPVAMCAMENNKNVAIEVPSAMDLKECWALVNMSEKTRKHCMILENCCYDWFEMNTLNMAQQGVFGEVVRAQGAYIHNLEPFWDHYWKNGENDKLGWRLEYNMKHRGDVYATHGLGPVAQALDIHRGDRMKTLVAMDTKSVVGKSLVEERTGQPCENFRNGDHTTTLIRTENGKVIEIQHNVMTPQPYNRLYQLTGTKGFANKYPIAGYALDAKQLHASGVAPEVDNLNSHSFMPKKDMEALVQKYQHPILKKYGEMAKEVGGHGGMDFIMDSRLVYCLQNGLPLDMDVYDLAEWCCLAELGELSMDNNCAAVAFPDFTRGEWNKVKGYKHAYASPEDESVAMEKAKNFTAKLKEKGALEWAGEAVEDKK; encoded by the coding sequence ATGAAGAATTTTAAATTTTTATTGCTGAGCGCATGTATTGCGCTAGTTGCGTGCACAGCTAAAACATCGTCTGAACAACAAGTTTCAGACAAAGGGACAAAATGGAGTTGGGACAAGGGAACGATTGTTGTAGAAACTCCCGAGCGTCCGGCCGGACAAACAAGTGTAATAGGGCTGACGATACCTAAAATGGAAGTGGTTCGTGTGGGATTTGTAGGTTTAGGAATGCGTGGTCCCGGAGCTGTAGAACGTTTTACGTATATTCCGGGTATAGAAATCGTTGCTTTATGTGACTATGAAAAGGAACGGGCAGAGAAATGCCAGAAGTATTTACAGAGAGCTTCTATGCCTAAAGCTGCTGTATATTCTGGTGAAAAAGGATACGAAGAACTGTGTAAACGGGATGATATAGATCTGGTGTATATCGCCACAGATTGGCTGCATCATTTTCCTGTCGCTATGTGTGCGATGGAGAATAATAAAAATGTTGCCATCGAAGTTCCTTCTGCAATGGACTTGAAAGAGTGTTGGGCATTGGTAAATATGAGCGAGAAGACTCGCAAACATTGTATGATCCTTGAGAACTGCTGTTATGACTGGTTTGAGATGAATACTCTGAATATGGCGCAACAGGGTGTGTTTGGTGAGGTCGTTCGTGCCCAAGGAGCTTATATTCATAATCTGGAGCCTTTTTGGGATCATTACTGGAAGAATGGTGAAAATGACAAACTGGGTTGGCGTCTGGAGTATAATATGAAGCATAGGGGAGATGTATATGCCACTCATGGTCTTGGCCCTGTAGCACAAGCGTTGGATATACATCGTGGTGACCGTATGAAGACACTCGTTGCTATGGATACAAAATCGGTAGTAGGTAAGTCATTGGTAGAAGAAAGAACGGGGCAGCCTTGTGAGAACTTCCGTAATGGTGATCATACAACTACGCTGATTCGTACGGAAAATGGAAAGGTGATTGAGATTCAACATAATGTGATGACTCCGCAACCCTATAATCGTCTGTATCAGTTGACCGGTACCAAGGGATTTGCAAATAAATATCCGATAGCAGGTTATGCATTGGATGCAAAACAGCTGCATGCATCGGGAGTTGCACCTGAGGTAGATAACTTGAATTCCCATAGTTTTATGCCTAAAAAAGATATGGAAGCTTTAGTACAGAAATATCAGCATCCTATCTTGAAGAAATATGGTGAAATGGCAAAAGAAGTTGGCGGTCATGGCGGTATGGACTTCATCATGGATAGCCGTTTGGTGTATTGTCTGCAAAATGGACTTCCTCTAGATATGGATGTCTATGATTTGGCTGAATGGTGTTGTCTGGCCGAGTTAGGCGAATTGTCTATGGACAACAATTGTGCGGCCGTTGCTTTCCCGGACTTTACTCGTGGCGAATGGAATAAAGTGAAGGGGTATAAGCATGCTTATGCTTCTCCTGAAGATGAAAGTGTTGCCATGGAGAAAGCCAAAAACTTCACAGCAAAGCTTAAAGAGAAAGGTGCCTTAGAATGGGCGGGTGAAGCAGTTGAAGATAAAAAATAA
- a CDS encoding glycoside hydrolase family 2 TIM barrel-domain containing protein: MCILSAYPVVNANNKDTHILPYWQDIQTVSVNREEPRTAFMTYDSRQSALSGEYENSKYYKLLNGTWKFYYSDSYRSLPGDAVQAVADMNGWSDIQVPGNWEAQGYGTPIYTNHGYEFKALNPQPPQLPEDIPVGIYRREITVPEDWMSRDIYLHIAGAKSGVYVYLNGNEVGYNEDSKNPAEFLINKYLRNGKNTLVLKIFRWSTGSYLECQDFWRLSGIERDVFLYSQPKVAVKDFRVISTLDDSYTDGIFKLAVDVRNHALAGKKVQVLYELMDKVSGRVVVSGVSDCEVKSAETQTVAFNASLPGVKTWTSEAPNLYKLLITLKEGSEVTEIIPFNVGFRRIEIKAIDQIAKNGKPYVVLLINGQPLKLKGVNIHEHNEETGHYVTEELMRKDFELMKRNNLNTVRLCHYPQDRRFYELCDEYGFYVYDEANIESHGMYYDLRKGGSLGNNPEWLKPHMYRTANMYERNKNYPSVTFWSLGNEAGNGYNFYQTYLWIKERDKELMDRPVNYERAQWEWNTDMYVPQYPSAEWLRYIGETGSDRPVVPSEYSHAMGNSNGNLWDQWKEIYKYPNLQGGYIWDWVDQGLLRTDEDGRKYWAYGGDYGVNMPSDGNFCCNGLVGPDRKPHPAMAEVKYVHQNVMFSVVDATSGKYRVFNRFYFTNLRKYTIQYELRANGMVLKKGKLLLDVAPQAEKEFTIPVKNVQGKAGVEYFVHFSVVTTQPEPLIPVGHEIACEQFRLPVTVDKAVYKAAGPTLSFKEEGNKLIVSSSKVYFEFNRASGLVTSYKVDGTEYFDKGFGIQPNFWRAPNDNDYGNTNPKRLLIWKTSSHNFNISNASISMEGKNAVLSVVYNLPAGNQYLMDYSIYPDGIVNVNIKFTATDKEAIRTEVQEDTHLATYTPGKKKENKDQLEVPRIGVRFRIPQSMNVVEYFGRGPEENYIDRNAGSMVGRYKTTADFMYVDYVRPQENGHRTDTRWVALTDKNGRGLLVQAKQTIGFNALRNTVEDFDSEESSHPYQWRNRSPEEINQHNVDEARNLMRKMTHINDIVPRGFVEVCVDMRQQGVAGYDSWGAKVQPGYTIPANQNYEWGFTFVPVRAKGDVDKSLRYNY, from the coding sequence ATGTGCATATTAAGTGCATATCCTGTGGTAAATGCCAATAATAAGGATACACATATACTTCCGTATTGGCAGGACATACAGACTGTTTCGGTGAACAGGGAAGAACCGCGCACAGCTTTTATGACGTATGATAGCCGTCAGTCTGCACTTAGCGGGGAATATGAGAATAGCAAATACTATAAATTGCTGAATGGAACATGGAAGTTCTACTACTCGGACTCGTATCGTAGTTTGCCGGGAGATGCTGTTCAGGCTGTAGCCGATATGAATGGTTGGAGTGATATCCAGGTTCCGGGAAATTGGGAAGCGCAAGGATACGGTACACCTATTTATACGAATCATGGATATGAATTCAAAGCGCTTAATCCGCAACCGCCACAATTGCCGGAAGATATACCTGTAGGTATTTATCGTCGGGAAATAACTGTGCCGGAAGACTGGATGTCACGAGATATCTATTTGCATATTGCGGGCGCTAAATCCGGGGTTTATGTGTATTTGAATGGAAATGAAGTTGGCTATAATGAAGATTCTAAAAATCCTGCGGAGTTTTTGATAAATAAATATCTCCGGAATGGTAAGAATACATTGGTCTTGAAGATTTTTCGCTGGAGTACGGGTTCCTATCTGGAGTGCCAGGATTTTTGGCGTCTGAGTGGAATTGAGCGTGATGTGTTTCTCTATTCTCAGCCCAAAGTAGCTGTAAAAGACTTTAGGGTGATCTCTACATTGGATGACAGCTATACTGATGGCATTTTCAAGTTGGCCGTTGATGTTCGTAATCATGCTCTTGCCGGTAAAAAGGTGCAGGTGCTTTATGAATTGATGGATAAAGTTTCCGGTAGGGTTGTAGTTAGTGGCGTAAGTGATTGTGAGGTAAAGAGCGCAGAAACTCAAACGGTTGCTTTTAATGCAAGTTTGCCCGGAGTAAAAACCTGGACTTCTGAAGCTCCTAATCTCTATAAATTGTTGATTACGTTGAAAGAAGGAAGTGAAGTGACGGAGATTATTCCTTTCAATGTCGGTTTCCGGCGTATTGAAATCAAGGCGATTGATCAAATAGCTAAAAATGGGAAACCGTATGTTGTATTACTTATTAATGGTCAGCCTTTGAAGTTGAAAGGTGTCAATATTCATGAGCATAATGAAGAAACGGGGCATTATGTAACGGAAGAACTGATGCGCAAGGATTTTGAATTGATGAAACGTAATAATTTGAACACGGTTCGTCTTTGTCATTATCCGCAAGACCGTCGGTTTTATGAATTGTGTGATGAGTACGGGTTCTATGTATACGATGAAGCCAATATTGAATCACATGGGATGTATTACGATTTGCGCAAAGGTGGATCATTGGGCAATAATCCGGAATGGTTGAAGCCACATATGTATCGTACTGCAAATATGTATGAACGGAACAAGAACTATCCTTCTGTTACATTCTGGTCTTTAGGCAATGAAGCTGGTAATGGCTACAATTTCTATCAGACATATTTATGGATAAAAGAGCGGGATAAGGAACTCATGGACAGACCTGTGAACTATGAACGTGCACAGTGGGAATGGAATACGGATATGTATGTACCCCAATATCCCAGCGCAGAATGGCTGAGGTATATTGGTGAAACCGGTTCCGACCGGCCGGTGGTTCCGTCGGAGTATTCTCATGCAATGGGAAATTCCAATGGTAATCTGTGGGATCAATGGAAAGAGATTTATAAATATCCTAATCTGCAAGGCGGATATATATGGGACTGGGTAGATCAGGGATTATTGAGAACAGATGAGGATGGACGTAAGTATTGGGCGTATGGGGGCGATTATGGTGTAAATATGCCGAGTGATGGTAATTTCTGTTGTAATGGACTTGTCGGTCCTGACCGTAAACCGCATCCTGCCATGGCGGAAGTGAAATATGTGCATCAAAATGTGATGTTTAGCGTTGTTGACGCAACTTCCGGTAAGTATCGGGTGTTCAACCGATTTTATTTTACTAATCTGAGAAAATATACCATTCAATATGAATTACGTGCTAATGGCATGGTTCTGAAAAAAGGGAAGTTATTATTGGATGTCGCTCCTCAGGCAGAAAAGGAATTTACTATTCCGGTGAAGAATGTGCAGGGAAAAGCTGGAGTAGAGTATTTTGTGCATTTCAGTGTAGTCACTACTCAGCCGGAACCTCTGATACCGGTTGGACACGAAATAGCATGTGAACAATTCAGACTGCCGGTGACAGTTGATAAAGCGGTATATAAAGCAGCGGGACCTACGTTGAGCTTTAAAGAAGAAGGAAATAAGCTGATTGTTTCTTCGTCTAAGGTTTATTTTGAGTTTAATCGTGCTTCCGGTCTGGTTACTTCATATAAGGTGGATGGAACAGAGTACTTTGATAAAGGATTTGGAATACAACCAAACTTCTGGCGGGCACCTAATGATAATGATTATGGGAATACAAATCCGAAACGTTTATTGATTTGGAAAACTTCAAGTCATAATTTTAACATCAGTAATGCTTCCATAAGCATGGAAGGAAAAAATGCGGTTTTGAGTGTAGTCTATAATTTACCGGCTGGCAACCAATATTTGATGGATTATAGCATATATCCGGATGGAATAGTAAATGTCAATATCAAATTTACTGCAACTGACAAGGAAGCTATACGAACTGAAGTTCAGGAAGATACTCATCTTGCCACTTATACTCCCGGTAAAAAGAAGGAGAATAAAGATCAGCTTGAAGTACCTCGTATTGGTGTGCGTTTCCGTATACCGCAAAGTATGAATGTAGTAGAATACTTTGGGCGTGGTCCTGAGGAAAATTACATTGATCGTAATGCAGGAAGTATGGTAGGACGTTACAAGACTACTGCTGATTTCATGTATGTAGATTATGTTCGTCCACAAGAAAACGGTCATCGTACGGATACACGCTGGGTGGCTTTGACTGATAAAAATGGTCGGGGCCTCTTGGTTCAGGCTAAGCAGACCATAGGCTTCAATGCTTTGAGAAATACCGTGGAGGATTTTGATTCGGAAGAATCATCGCATCCATATCAATGGAGGAATCGTTCTCCAGAGGAAATTAATCAGCATAATGTGGATGAAGCCAGAAATCTGATGCGGAAAATGACTCATATTAATGATATTGTTCCTCGGGGTTTTGTGGAGGTTTGTGTGGATATGAGGCAACAAGGAGTGGCTGGTTATGACAGTTGGGGAGCAAAAGTGCAGCCTGGCTATACGATACCGGCTAATCAAAATTATGAATGGGGATTTACATTTGTACCAGTGAGGGCAAAGGGTGATGTAGACAAGTCACTACGTTATAATTATTAA